The nucleotide sequence CGCATAGCGGCCGCCGCGCGCGGCCAGGCCGCCTTCCTCCACGTACTGCGCGATCGCGGTGTCGAGCGCGGCCACCACGTGGGTGGGCGGCGTGAAGCGCCACTGCGTGGTCTTCTCCATGTAGACCCACTGGTCGTACAGGTCCAGGCTCAGCGAGGGGCTGTGGCCCTCGCATTGCTCGAGCGTGCTGCGCCTGACGATCACGAAGCCCATGCCCGGCACGCCCTCGAGGCACTTGCCCGAGGCCGCGACCACGGCATCGAACGGGGTCTTGCGCGCGTCGATCTCGAGCGCGCCGAAGGAGCTCATGGCATCGACGATCAGGCCGCGCCCGTGCCTGGCCACCACCAGCGCGATCTCGTGCAGCGGGTTGAGCACGCCGGCGCCGGTCTCGCAGTGCACCACCGCGACGTGGGTGATGCCGGGATCGGCCGCGAGCGCGCGGTCCACGTCGGCGGGCGAAATCTGTTTTTCTTCCGTGTAGTCGATGGTGGTCAGCTTGCGGCCCAGCACCTTGCAGATCTTCGCGAGGCGCTGGCAGTAGGCGCCGTTGCTCGGCACCAGCACGTGGCCGTCGCGCGGCACCACGGTGCCGATGGCGGCCTCGACCGAGAAAGTGCCGCTGCCCTGCAGCGGCACGCATTCGTGCGTGCCCGTGCCGTGCACGATCTCCAGCACCTGGCGGCGGATGCGCGCGGTGATCTGGTTGAAGTCGCCGTCCCATGAACCCCAGTCGCGCAGCATCGCCTGGCGCGTGCGCTCGGACGTGGTCAGGGGGCCGGGGGTGAGCAGGATCGGATGCGGGGCTTGACTCATGGTGTCTCCAGGCAGGGAAGGGGAATGACGTGGGGCCGTTCAGCCGCGGCCCAGGTTGCGCCAGGCCTGCGTGCGCGCGAGCAGCACGCGCGTGAGCAGCGCATAGGCGATGCACACCAGCGTCGAGGTCACCACGATCAGGCTGGCCAGCGCGGCGGCCGGGCCGATGTCGCCGGCGTCGTCCATGTGCATGATCGCGACCGACGCGAGGATGGTCTCGGGCGTGTAGAGGAAGATGGCGCACGACAGGCTGGCCATCGACACCACGAAGAAGTAGCGCCCGATGTCGAGGATCGCCGGCAGGCATACCGGCACCGTGACGCGCAGGAAAGTCTTGAAGAACGGCACCTTGAGCGAGGCCGAGACGGCCTCGAACTCGTTGTCGATCTGCTTGAGCGCGGTGACGGCCGTGAGGTGGCTCGAGGTGTAGTAGTGCACCACCATCGACACGATCAGGATCGCCATCGTCTGGTAGAGGAAGTTCAGCGGGTTGGCCGGATGGTTGAAGAACATCACGTAGCCCAGGCCCAGCACCAGGCCCGGCACTGCCATCGACAGCACCGCCATCAGGTGCATGCCCTTGCGCATCAGGCCGAGGCCGCGCGTCTTCTCGATCAGGTAGGCGCCCGTGAACACGATCAGCGAGCCGGCCACCGCGGTGGCCATGGCCACCAGCAGGCTGTTGCCGTAGGCCGCGGCCATGTCGCTCTCGACCAGCACGAAGTGGTAGTGCTTGAGCGTGAACGACTGGTCGTAGGGCCACAGCGCGATCAGCGAGGTGTAGACCGCCATGCCGATGGTGGCCAGCAGGAAGGCGCAGACCACGGTGCAGAACAGCGTGAGCAGCGTGTCGGCCACGCGCCGGCGCTTCGGGCTGTAGGGCACCGAGCGCGCCGTGAGCTGCGCCTTGAGCTTGCGCCGCACCACGTAGTCGATCACGAAGGAGACGATCGACGGCAACAGCAGCAGCATGCCGACCACCGCGCCGATCGAGAAGTTGTGCTGCCCCACCACCTGCTTGAAGACGTCGACCGACAGCACGTTGAAGTTGCCGCCGATCACCTTGGGCGCGCCGAAGTCGCTGACCACGTAGGTGAAGACCACGGTGGCCGCGCTGATCAGGCCGTACTTGCACGAAGGCAGGGTGATGGTCATGAACTGCCGCAGCGGCCGCGTGCGCAGCGCGGTGGCGGCCTCGTAGAGCCGACCGTCGGCCAGCGACAGCGCGGTGACCAGGATCATCAGCGCATGCGGGAAGGTGTTGTAGACCTCGGCCAGGATGATCCCGGGCGCGCCGTAGATCGAGGTGCCGCCGAGCAGGAACTTGAGCGCGCCCTGGTTGCCGAACCATTGCACGAACGAGATCGCCGACAGCAGCGAGGGCGCGAGCAGCGGGATCAGCGCGATGAGTCGGAACACGGCCTTGAGCGGCGCCGGCATGCGGCTGCGCGTGAGCGCATAGGCGAACACGAAGGCCGTGGGCACCGAGATCGCGACCACCGCGGCCGCGACCCAGACCGAGTTCCAGGCGGCGCGCAGCAGGCTCGGCGTCTGGAAGTAGGTGATGAAGTGGGCCAGGCCGACGAAGCGGCCGTCCTTGTCCTGCACCGCGTGCGCGAGGATGGTGAGCAGCGGCGCGACCAGGAACACGAACAGCATCGCCATCACGACGCACAGCACGGCGCGCGCGATGGTCTCGTCGCGGCTCCAGCGCAGGGCGGGCCGCGTGCTGATGGCCGGCTTGGCGGCGAGGGGATGGGCGAGCGTGTTCATGGTTGCGGCGCGCGCGCTGCGGAGAAGGCGCGGATGCGGTTGGCGCGCAGCGCGATGTCGACCGTGTGGCCCTCGCGGATGCCGAGGTCGTGCAGCTGGTTGAGCGAGAAGTGCAGCCCGAGCGTCTGGCCGTGCAGCGCATCGGCCGTCACCTCGGCGATGCACAGGCCGCCGAGGAACTCGACCTTGGTGACCATGGCCTGCAGCCGGTTGGCCGTGTCCTCGCGCAGGTGCTCGACCGCGCGGTCCTCGGGCCGCAGGTAGAGGTTGACCGCCTCGCCGGGCTCGAAGGCGCCGTCGCAGGCATCGCACTGCAGCTCCATGTCGCCGACCTGGAAACGGTGGTTGCCCAGCGCCACCGAGCGCAGCACGTTGACCTTGCCGACGAAGTCCGCCACGAAGGGCGTGGCCGGCTGCTCGTAGACCTCCATCGGCGTGCCGACCTGCTCGATCACGCCGTGGTTCATCACCACGATGCGGTCGGCCATCGACAGCGCTTCTTCCTGGTCGTGCGTGACCATGATGGTGGTGATACCGACCTGCTTCTGCAGCCGGCGGATCTCGCCGCGCAGGCGGATGCGCTCGAGCGCGTCGAGCGCCGACAGCGGCTCGTCGAGCAGCAGCAGGCCGGGCCGGGTGGCGAGCGCGCGCGCCAGCGCCACGCGCTGCTGCTGGCCGCCCGAGAGCTGGCTCGGGTACTTGGCGCCCGAGGTCGGCAGGCCGACCAGCTTGAGCAGCTCGTCGACGCGCGCCTTCACCTCGGCGCGCCGGGCGCGGCCGTTGACCAGGCCGTAGCCGATGTTCTCGGCGATCGTGAGGTTGGGGAACAGGGCATAGGACTGGAACACGATGCCGTAGTCGCGCCGGTCGGGCGGCAGCCACGAGACGTCCTTGCCGTTCTGCAGGATCTGGCCCGCGGTCTGGGTTTCCAGCCCCGCGATGATGCGCAAGAGCGTGGTCTTGCCGCAGCCCGAGGGGCCGAGGAAGCACAGCATCTCGCCGGGGTTGACGCGCAGGTGCACGTCGCGCAGCGCGCTGAAGGTCTCGAAGTCCTTGCGGACCCCGATGACCTCGAGCGCCGCGGCGCCGCTCGCGGGCCGCCGGCCGGCCATGAACGGGGTGTCGGTCATATCCATTGTTCGCACTCGTCGTTGGCGGACGCGCGAGACGCGCGTCCGCGGGTTGAAGAAGGACAGAAAGACAGCGGCCGATCGGACTTTTTCGCGGGACACCGCGGAACCGGCTTCGCCGGGCCGCCGGTGTCGCCCCCGGTAGGGGGTTGGCGAAGCGACACGAAGTGCGCGCAGCCTGGGGGCGAGCCTATTTAGCTTCGGCCTTGCCTTCGTAGCGCTTGCTCCACTCGGCCAGGATGCGTTCGCGGTTCTTGGCGGCCCAGTTCAGGTCGTTCTTCGCGAGCAGCTTCTCGTAGTTGTCGGGAATGCCCTCGAGCTTCGAGACCACGCCGGGGTAGGCCACCACGGCCCACCAGCGCGCGCTGATCTGGTTGGCCTCCTTGCTCGCCATCCAGTCGGCGAAGCGCTTGGCCTGCTCGAGCTTGGTGCTGGTCTTCATGAGGCTGGTGGCCTCGATGTCCCAGCCCAGGCCTTCCTTCGGGAAGATCAGGTCGACCGGCGCGCCCGACTTCTTGACCTGGTGGGCGCGGAACTCGAACGAGATGCCGATCGGGAACTCGCCCGCGCCGGCCTGCTTGCAGGGCTTGGAGCCCGAGTGCACGTACTGCGCGATGTTCTGGTGCAGCGCGTCCATGTACTTCCAGCCCTCGGCATCGCCCCACAGTTGCAGCCACGAGGACACGTCGAGGTAGCCGGTGCCGCTGGAGGCCGGGTGCGGCATCGAGATGGCGCCCTTGTAGACCGGCTTGGCCAGGTCCTTCCAGCTCTCGGGCTTGGGCAGGCCCAGCTTCTGCGCCTCGACCCGGTTGAAGCAGATGGTGGCGGCCCAGACGTCCATGCCGACCCAGGCCGGCGGGCGCGCGGCATCCGAATAGGCGGGGTTCAGTTCCTTGAAGCCCTTGGGCTCGTAGGGCAGCAGCATGCCTTCCTGCTGCAGCAGCGCGAGACTGCTGGCGGCCAGGCCGGCCACCACGTCGGCCTGCGGATTGGCTTTCTCTGCCAGCAGCTTGGCGGTGACGATGCCGGTGGAGTCGCGCACCCACTTCACCTCGATGTCGGGATTGGCCTTCTCGAAGGCGTCCTTGTAGAGCTTCATGGCATCGGTCTCGAGCGCGGTGTAGACCAGGAGCGAGGTCTTCTGCGCCCAGGCGGCGCCGCTGGCCACGAGGCCGAGCGCCGCGGCGCACAGGACGGCCGCGAGACGGCGCGAGCTTGGTTTCATCGTCATCTGTTTCTCCTGAGAGGGCTTGCTGTCACGGAAGGGTGAGTGGCGGGCGTCCGGGGCCTGGTCGGCCGGATCCGGTAAAGGCAATGTAGATTGCAGACTGAA is from Variovorax paradoxus and encodes:
- a CDS encoding putative 2-aminoethylphosphonate ABC transporter substrate-binding protein, producing the protein MTMKPSSRRLAAVLCAAALGLVASGAAWAQKTSLLVYTALETDAMKLYKDAFEKANPDIEVKWVRDSTGIVTAKLLAEKANPQADVVAGLAASSLALLQQEGMLLPYEPKGFKELNPAYSDAARPPAWVGMDVWAATICFNRVEAQKLGLPKPESWKDLAKPVYKGAISMPHPASSGTGYLDVSSWLQLWGDAEGWKYMDALHQNIAQYVHSGSKPCKQAGAGEFPIGISFEFRAHQVKKSGAPVDLIFPKEGLGWDIEATSLMKTSTKLEQAKRFADWMASKEANQISARWWAVVAYPGVVSKLEGIPDNYEKLLAKNDLNWAAKNRERILAEWSKRYEGKAEAK
- a CDS encoding putative 2-aminoethylphosphonate ABC transporter permease subunit; the encoded protein is MNTLAHPLAAKPAISTRPALRWSRDETIARAVLCVVMAMLFVFLVAPLLTILAHAVQDKDGRFVGLAHFITYFQTPSLLRAAWNSVWVAAAVVAISVPTAFVFAYALTRSRMPAPLKAVFRLIALIPLLAPSLLSAISFVQWFGNQGALKFLLGGTSIYGAPGIILAEVYNTFPHALMILVTALSLADGRLYEAATALRTRPLRQFMTITLPSCKYGLISAATVVFTYVVSDFGAPKVIGGNFNVLSVDVFKQVVGQHNFSIGAVVGMLLLLPSIVSFVIDYVVRRKLKAQLTARSVPYSPKRRRVADTLLTLFCTVVCAFLLATIGMAVYTSLIALWPYDQSFTLKHYHFVLVESDMAAAYGNSLLVAMATAVAGSLIVFTGAYLIEKTRGLGLMRKGMHLMAVLSMAVPGLVLGLGYVMFFNHPANPLNFLYQTMAILIVSMVVHYYTSSHLTAVTALKQIDNEFEAVSASLKVPFFKTFLRVTVPVCLPAILDIGRYFFVVSMASLSCAIFLYTPETILASVAIMHMDDAGDIGPAAALASLIVVTSTLVCIAYALLTRVLLARTQAWRNLGRG
- a CDS encoding 2-aminoethylphosphonate--pyruvate transaminase encodes the protein MSQAPHPILLTPGPLTTSERTRQAMLRDWGSWDGDFNQITARIRRQVLEIVHGTGTHECVPLQGSGTFSVEAAIGTVVPRDGHVLVPSNGAYCQRLAKICKVLGRKLTTIDYTEEKQISPADVDRALAADPGITHVAVVHCETGAGVLNPLHEIALVVARHGRGLIVDAMSSFGALEIDARKTPFDAVVAASGKCLEGVPGMGFVIVRRSTLEQCEGHSPSLSLDLYDQWVYMEKTTQWRFTPPTHVVAALDTAIAQYVEEGGLAARGGRYARNCKALVSGLAALGLRAFLDPAIQAPIIVTFHAPDDPRYDFKTFYNEVKKRGYILYPGKLTQVETFRVGCMGHFGDAGIPGAVAAIAETLEAMGIRQPSAAVAA
- a CDS encoding putative 2-aminoethylphosphonate ABC transporter ATP-binding protein, whose amino-acid sequence is MDMTDTPFMAGRRPASGAAALEVIGVRKDFETFSALRDVHLRVNPGEMLCFLGPSGCGKTTLLRIIAGLETQTAGQILQNGKDVSWLPPDRRDYGIVFQSYALFPNLTIAENIGYGLVNGRARRAEVKARVDELLKLVGLPTSGAKYPSQLSGGQQQRVALARALATRPGLLLLDEPLSALDALERIRLRGEIRRLQKQVGITTIMVTHDQEEALSMADRIVVMNHGVIEQVGTPMEVYEQPATPFVADFVGKVNVLRSVALGNHRFQVGDMELQCDACDGAFEPGEAVNLYLRPEDRAVEHLREDTANRLQAMVTKVEFLGGLCIAEVTADALHGQTLGLHFSLNQLHDLGIREGHTVDIALRANRIRAFSAARAPQP